One part of the Arabidopsis thaliana chromosome 1 sequence genome encodes these proteins:
- a CDS encoding microsomal glutathione s-transferase (microsomal glutathione s-transferase, putative; FUNCTIONS IN: glutathione transferase activity; INVOLVED IN: biological_process unknown; LOCATED IN: endoplasmic reticulum, vacuole, membrane; EXPRESSED IN: 23 plant structures; EXPRESSED DURING: 14 growth stages; CONTAINS InterPro DOMAIN/s: Membrane-associated, eicosanoid/glutathione metabolism (MAPEG) protein (InterPro:IPR001129); Has 397 Blast hits to 397 proteins in 131 species: Archae - 0; Bacteria - 6; Metazoa - 200; Fungi - 90; Plants - 65; Viruses - 0; Other Eukaryotes - 36 (source: NCBI BLink).), whose protein sequence is MAAITEFLPKEYGYVVLVLVFYCFLNLWMGAQVGRARKRYNVPYPTLYAIESENKDAKLFNCVQRGHQNSLEMMPMYFILMILGGMKHPCICTGLGLLYNVSRFFYFKGYATGDPMKRLTIGKYGFLGLLGLMICTISFGVTLILA, encoded by the exons ATGGCGGCGATTACAGAATTTCTACCAAAAGAGTACGGATATGTCGTTCTCGTCCTCGTCTTCTACTGTTTCCTCAACCTCTGGATGGGTGCTCAAGTCGGCAGAGCTCGCAAAAG GTACAACGTCCCGTATCCAACTCTATATGCAAtagaatcagaaaacaaagatgCTAAGCTCTTCAACTGTGTTCAG AGAGGACATCAAAACTCTTTAGAGATGATGCCAATGTATTTCATACTGATGATCCTCGGTGGGATGAAGCACCCTTGTATCTGTACTGGCCTTGGTTTGCTTTACAACGTTAGCCGATTCTTCTACTTTAAAGGTTATGCTACTGGAGATCCCATGAAGCGTCTTACGATCGG GAAATACGGTTTCTTGGGGTTGCTAGGTCTGATGATATGTACCATCTCGTTTGGTGTCACTCTGATCCTTGCTTGA
- a CDS encoding microsomal glutathione s-transferase (microsomal glutathione s-transferase, putative; CONTAINS InterPro DOMAIN/s: Membrane-associated, eicosanoid/glutathione metabolism (MAPEG) protein (InterPro:IPR001129); Has 388 Blast hits to 388 proteins in 129 species: Archae - 0; Bacteria - 4; Metazoa - 195; Fungi - 88; Plants - 65; Viruses - 0; Other Eukaryotes - 36 (source: NCBI BLink).), protein MAAITEFLPKEYGYVVLVLVFYCFLNLWMGAQVGRARKRYNVPYPTLYAIESENKDAKLFNCVQRGHQNSLEMMPMYFILMILGGMKHPCICTGLGLLYNVSRFFYFKGYATGDPMKRLTIGFSHSSFLYSVLYLLRLCSTSSSLNRVYVDNRCNLQCCKREAKLNDFFVKYGFLGLLGLMICTISFGVTLILA, encoded by the exons ATGGCGGCGATTACAGAATTTCTACCAAAAGAGTACGGATATGTCGTTCTCGTCCTCGTCTTCTACTGTTTCCTCAACCTCTGGATGGGTGCTCAAGTCGGCAGAGCTCGCAAAAG GTACAACGTCCCGTATCCAACTCTATATGCAAtagaatcagaaaacaaagatgCTAAGCTCTTCAACTGTGTTCAG AGAGGACATCAAAACTCTTTAGAGATGATGCCAATGTATTTCATACTGATGATCCTCGGTGGGATGAAGCACCCTTGTATCTGTACTGGCCTTGGTTTGCTTTACAACGTTAGCCGATTCTTCTACTTTAAAGGTTATGCTACTGGAGATCCCATGAAGCGTCTTACGATCGG CTTTTCCCATTCTTCGTTTCTTTACTCGGTTCTGTATTTACTACGACTTTGTTCCACGTCTTCGTCTCTAAATCGAGTTTACGTAGATAATCGTTGTAATCTACAATGTTGCA AGCGTGAAGCTAAGCTCAACGATTTCTTCGT GAAATACGGTTTCTTGGGGTTGCTAGGTCTGATGATATGTACCATCTCGTTTGGTGTCACTCTGATCCTTGCTTGA
- a CDS encoding microsomal glutathione s-transferase (microsomal glutathione s-transferase, putative; CONTAINS InterPro DOMAIN/s: Membrane-associated, eicosanoid/glutathione metabolism (MAPEG) protein (InterPro:IPR001129); Has 348 Blast hits to 348 proteins in 125 species: Archae - 0; Bacteria - 0; Metazoa - 169; Fungi - 87; Plants - 65; Viruses - 0; Other Eukaryotes - 27 (source: NCBI BLink).) encodes MAAITEFLPKEYGYVVLVLVFYCFLNLWMGAQVGRARKSSISSLLNLRFQSVVCLYNVPYPTLYAIESENKDAKLFNCVQRGHQNSLEMMPMYFILMILGGMKHPCICTGLGLLYNVSRFFYFKGYATGDPMKRLTIGKYGFLGLLGLMICTISFGVTLILA; translated from the exons ATGGCGGCGATTACAGAATTTCTACCAAAAGAGTACGGATATGTCGTTCTCGTCCTCGTCTTCTACTGTTTCCTCAACCTCTGGATGGGTGCTCAAGTCGGCAGAGCTCGCAAAAG TTCGATTTCAAGTTTATTGAACTTACGATTTCAAtctgttgtttgttt GTACAACGTCCCGTATCCAACTCTATATGCAAtagaatcagaaaacaaagatgCTAAGCTCTTCAACTGTGTTCAG AGAGGACATCAAAACTCTTTAGAGATGATGCCAATGTATTTCATACTGATGATCCTCGGTGGGATGAAGCACCCTTGTATCTGTACTGGCCTTGGTTTGCTTTACAACGTTAGCCGATTCTTCTACTTTAAAGGTTATGCTACTGGAGATCCCATGAAGCGTCTTACGATCGG GAAATACGGTTTCTTGGGGTTGCTAGGTCTGATGATATGTACCATCTCGTTTGGTGTCACTCTGATCCTTGCTTGA